Proteins encoded within one genomic window of Panicum virgatum strain AP13 chromosome 1N, P.virgatum_v5, whole genome shotgun sequence:
- the LOC120657077 gene encoding KH domain-containing protein At5g56140-like, producing MSSGRYMAYSPSPSTTPHSPRIGGLRSPSAAVAEQEKYLAELLAERHKLGPFIPVIPHSVRLLNQEILRVSTLLENASLLNQSGLEHGSPLTTGGLYSNGAATDMNGWTSAFQSESSPAYSWLGGSQGSSSGLIVKKTMKVDIPVDKYPTYNFVGRILGPRGNSLKRVEANTDCRVLIRGRGSIKDPAREEMMRGKPGYEHLNEPLHILVEAELPVEIIDARLMQAREILEDLLKPVDESQDFFKKQQLRELAMLNGTLREEGMQRSGSASPFHNSLGMKRAKTRG from the exons ATGTCGTCGGGGCGGTACATGGCCTACTCGCCCTCCCCGTCCACCACCCCGCACTCCCCACGCATCGGCGGACTCCggtctccctccgccgccgtcgccgagcagGAGAA GTACCTTGCTGAATTGCTCGCGGAGAGGCACAAGCTTGGCCCCTTCATCCCAGTGATCCCGCATAGTGTACGGCTGCTAAATCAAG AAATTTTACGTGTTTCCACACTATTGGAGAATGCGTCCCTTTTAAATCAAAGTGGCCTTGAACATGGTAGTCCACTAACAACGGGAGGATTATATTCAAATGGAGCAGCTACTGACATGAACGGGTGGACATCAGCGTTTCAATCAGAA AGTTCACCAGCTTATAGCTGGCTTGGAGGTTCCCAAGGCAGCTCCTCTGGACTGATTGTCAAGAAAACAATGAAGGTTGATATACCTGTAGACAAATATCCAACA TACAATTTTGTTGGTCGCATCCTTGGTCCTAGAGGAAATTCCTTGAAGCGAGTGGAGGCAAATACAGACTGCCGCGTGCTAATAAGGGGCCGGGGCAGCATTAAAGATCCAGCTCGG GAGGAGATGATGCGAGGGAAACCAGGATATGAACATCTGAATGAACCCCTTCATATATTGGTTGAGGCAGAGCTGCCTGTGGAAATTATTGATGCACGCCTGATGCAAGCCCGTGAGATCCTTGAAGATCTGCTGAAGCCTGTG GATGAATCCCAGGACTTCTTCAAGAAGCAACAGCTGCGGGAGCTTGCGATGCTCAATGGCACCCTCCGCGAAGAAGGAATGCAGAGGTCCGGTTCGGCTTCCCCTTTCCACAACAGCCTTGGAATGAAGAGAGCCAAGACGAGGGGTTAA